The DNA sequence cTTTATACTATTTTCTTCCGTCTTGGATGCATTGCGCATGCATTAGTTACTTGGCTAAGCAACTGTATGAAAGTAGAGTATGAAATATAATTACCTGTTAGAATATGCTTCGTTCTTGATAGGAGATTCATTGGCTTGCTCTTCCGGACCTGAAACAATCAACTGTTTACCACCAAtctcataaaatttataataaagtacagtaatggcaataggcccgccccctattacattgggactaacataacactctggcgaaaagtgggtgcagcaatgcacctctgcctaccccgcaagggagtacattagtacaaggcgtgagtgcgtgtaaTGGAAAGAGGGTTTTATATAGAAATCAATGATGTAggtacaggatgttgcaaaaaaggtatactaagccgaaacttaCGTGTGTTTCACGAATTTTTATATtcagattttattttagatataACTTACATGCTGctcacgtaggtttcggcttagtataccattttgcaacaatgtttataaaaaaactaaatccaACAACCACCACTCACCTTGCATTTAACACTCCCCGGATGCACAAAGTTATCATCATCCCGCTTCGCCTCATCATCCCTCATCATCACCAGCATGTCATCCAGCGAGGCCTGCAGGTACCTGTGTCTGGAGGGACGGGCCTCCTCGTGGCTCCTCGTGGAATACACCGACACCGAGTCCATACTGGCCTTGCTAGCCGTCCCGGAGACCACTGTCATATTCTCCACTGATTCTGCCTCATTCGACTGATAGGATTCTGGCTCTTGTCTTTCTTCGTATATCTCCACAGAGTTAAAAGCTTCCGTCACTCGGTCTATTTCCAAATCGTCTATTTGAGGAGGTATCAACTCGTAGTGGCACTCTCCCTCTGTGTATACGGGGTCGTAGACCGCACCGTTTGACGCTTTGGATGTTGAAGGGCCGTTGTAGCTAACGTTATTGTAGTTGTAAGTATCGCACGGTCGTTCTTCGCTCCTGACTGGGTTGACTGGGTATCTTTGCAACTGATGTAAGTCGTTAGGGTTGAGCATGACGTCTTCTAGATGGTTCAGCGGGCGGCCCTGGCCTCCGAAGCCGTCGACTACAGGCGTAGTATTAGACAGAAAGGAGCCATCTTCGAAATTGCAGCCGACTAGCCCTATAGGTCTTCTTGGGGCTTCCGGTCGATATCTGTTTATCGGTGGTTGTCCAGCGAAGTCCACCACTAGGATCCGATCAGCTACATTCCTCCCATCATTATGGAAGCCGATTCCCGAGTCACTGTTGCTAGATGTGGTGGTGACTTCGCTGTGGTTGCTCGGTTGAGGAGAGTTGGCGACTAGCTGGCCGTCCATGCGGTTGTCGTCATGTCTGCAGTTCGGCCGTCTAAGGTTCCTGGGCATTCGCAGCGCCGCTCTATTACATCTAGAGAAGTTCCCTGCCGCGGGGCTGTCACCCTTTATGGCTAGTTtagacagctgctgcagcGCAGGGCTGGAGCAGTCGTCAGCCGGCAGAGAATACATGCCTTTAATCACTCCAACGACATATTCTGCTGATGGAGGAAACTCCAGGCACCGCTCAGCGACCGGGTCGCGAGTGCACGCGATTTGAAACTCCCTGGCTCTGTTAATATGAGCTTCGTGCTCTGCTAACCGGGAATCCACAGCAAACACGTGACAACTGTACGATACTTCTGTTTCATTCTCCGCTAACTCCGCCGCGGTAACCAGCCCAAAATACCTCCTTTCTGCATCTGAGCTGCTTCCAGCAAACACTATTCTTTCCCTTGGATATTGAGCTAAAACCTGGCCAGTCGGCCGTCTCAAAATCAGCACATTTGGCAGTACAGACAGCAGCACATTAGCGGCAGGTCGTCTCTCCTGCCGTAGCCTCCTGACGGCGGTCCTGACGCTTCCTGGGGGTGTTTCTGAGGCGGCTCGCGGGGTCTCGATGGTGCCGAGGTAGCCCACGACGGCGCGACACTCGAGGCGCGCCAGGTGCCCGGCCGCGCTCAGCTGGGAGCGGCTCAGGTTGTGGAGGAGCTCGTTCACGGTGGATGTGCTGGGCGCCGCGTGGCAGGCTGGAATGTGGGAGAGGGTTGATTAGTCAGGTGATGGATAAGAAAATTTGCACCCATGTGTATAGTAAGTGGATGGTGTAACAGGTAGCCAATTCTCAACAATGAGTAATATCTAAGGATGAGTATTGGAGACCAGTATGAAATGAGACAATCTTTTACAAACATTGATGGTCACAATACATGAATGGATGGATATGAGTGTCTGAAAAAACATTCAAATGCAAAATGGTGCAGAACAAACACAAATAGTGAACAGTCAAGATTTTGCATCGCATGCTACAGGATTTGTCTTGATGCTTTTGCAATCTAACATAGCCtggtataataattttacagaCAAAGCCTAGTGAAAGAAGGTGTTGAAGACATTAAATTGCAAAAGCATTGAACAATTTAATAACACATCACAAATTCAGATGCAAATGGTGTGAACTGTGAATGCAGCATTTTCTGCATGTGGATATGCAAGataataaagaatattatacTGCTACTCTCTATAAATCTCCTAATGTACATGCtcaaaagaataaaataatagcaaaATACCACTTAATGTATTTCATTCTGGTGATGTCCATAATGATTTGGAATACCAATGGTGAATACTATGAATCTTGTAACATgtacaaacaaaacaattaattatataaaacacTACCACACAGtgttatttacaaacaaaaccTTGAAAGCTATAGAACAACTAGTTAACTCCAGAGGATTTTCATTTTAGAAAGTACAACAGTAATACCATAGAATAATAGTACTCATTATTCTATGCTAATACCCGGTGGAGTTAAAGAGTGAACTATAGTGCGAGGGTGAAGTAACAAAACATAGCAAATTATGTGCAACTTGTGATTATGTATGCAGGTACATAAAGTACCACATACCTTGTTACTTGACTGACCATCTGAGATAATAATCTGCAAGAGAAGAAATCATTGAAAACCAAATATGTATTTAGGAATATGTGATATGTGTATCTTTTTTAGTAAAATGATGTTTGAGAGatttacatttaataatatatttagccTGATCCTATAATGCCTCAAAGATCAAAAACAAGATAAACAGATTCTAtatattgacgaccgaatggcgcagtggttagtgaccctgactactgagccgaaggtcccgggttcgattcccggctggggcagatatttgtttaaagacagatatttgtactcgggtcttgggtgttgatatttatatttagtatctatctatctatgtatttgtgtagatatatcagctatccgacacccataacacaggttctgcctagcttggggttggatggccgtgtgtgagatgtccccacatattttatttatttatttatagtttccCCTTTGGTATAGTTTAGTAAACCACAATTGTTTGGCGTATTTCAAATCATAATAGCTGTTATCCATTCACTATTTgccttaaaaggttttctTGTTGGAATGCTAGGGTTAAAAGTTGTCTTGCAGGTTTAACCAATCTCTATCAATGCTTGTAGCCACTGTTCATAGCTTGTAGCCACATTATATGCCTTAAAAGGATATCTTGTCTGATCTCTGTGCCGAATTCGGCCATCTATTTAGAAGTGGCCCGAGTTCAAAATATACACACAGTTGCAGATGTTAGTATGTATTCAGAATCACAGCAGCAGTAATTACCTGCATGATGGTGCGGCCGTCGCCTCGGCGGTGGGTGTCTTCGCCTAGCTGCTCGTTCCTCGGGCTCCGTGTCCTCAGTGTCTGTAGGTGGCTCGCGCGCCACGCTCAGCGCGATGTCCCGGGGCGCCGCGGCCACCAGGCGCGCCACCGCCGCGTGCCCCGCGCGCCGCACGCTGGCCCCGTCCACGGCGAGCAGGGCATCCCCCGCGCGCAGCCCCGCGCGCTCCGCCGGCCCGCCCGCCGCCACGCACGACACCACGCACGGCCGCTGCCCCGCGATGGTGAACCCGAAGCCACCCGCGCCGCGCGCAACCACCACCCGCCGCTCCGCCGCCCGCGGCAGCGCCGCCCTGCGCCGACGACGACGCTGCTGCTGAGGCACCATCGCACAAGACACTCAACACTAGATACAAGCTAAACGAAGCTATTTCACACACATGATGCACTGGTTAGATGCAGAACGGTATGTAGGGCAACTTGTGAATGATGATTTACGAGCTTCAATACAAATTAGATGCAGAAACTGGAAAGAAAACAAGATCACAAGAAACTTTCAAAGTTGCTCCGTTTGACGTTTAGTTAGAAAGTTTGATTTGAAAGCTCAGAATAACAAATTAGTTGCCCTTTTGAAAaggggaattataaaacgagcgaacaaaaaaaaactttgcgactgatgatgccatattgttttaataacttgagcggtatgaatttgagtaaacgaaaaattaactaaactgacaacgaatattgatttataataaaatccagaacgagcttacaaaaagtggattgtgatatatccatttcagatattaaaattttatccgagcgacttaattactaagtgagcgactggaattactaagtgagcgactggaaatacagagagggcaacttcaatattaagatagattcgatttttctaagtgaAGTTATACTTATcgaactactaaaaagttcactttgagcaaagttttgtatgctgctttattaatgattattggttactgatattctatttgagggcttatgttttttattttgatacgcttttttaatgaaaactacagatttttaaatgcgCGCGAATTCGAATGGGGGCGGGCGACGAATCGTTGCAGTCAGGTGAGTTGTAGTAGGGCTCCTCATACCTATCAATGATTCTTACtattaataagaagttttttttagttgactgaagcgtcttattttattttttgttcatttgattgaaataaatgcatgcatattactttaattttacggagtacattgttttatttaattacccttatatttcaataataaaatttctcaactaatagaatagtgtttcttcaaatagttatttcatattatttttatattttaaatgtgagCTCATTATACGCAGAGTATCATctgctcattagtgtatttttcaaagtggtttttgtattcgaaacacttcatttaagataaaatgccgctcagtataaaaaaatacatttgctaaaaattgaaaaaaatgcaggacgtaacgttgacactcaaacaaatattaggtcgctcaaatattatgaagctgctcattttgtattttaagtaactcaaattaatgtttgtaagttgctgttctgttgatttctcgtcactcgcagtcagtcgctcacttagtaattctataacccaaattaattaattttgacacttagaactgtaatttacagtcactcgttttattgctaccctTTTGAAAATGATGCGCTCACAAAATACGTTGACATAATGAATGACAGCAGTAGTCTGTGTGTTGTTCACAGACTAAATAGATGTGTCAAAAACGTGTGCGCTGTTGCGTTTGTGGTtatctttttattattgtagcTAATTGAAtcaatttatacttaaaatagtgtgaaaaCAGCACGCATAAACCTATTTCTAACAAAACGGACAAACACCAACCACCAAAATGGCTGTAAGTACAATTCTTTTACAAATTCCCCTAAACATAACCTCTAAACCCATTGTTTACTAACTTTACTACAACCAAAAACACCATACACTTGCAGAAAAAGGGCAAAGCGAAGATCAGCAAGGTGAAGCGGAACAACCAGACCACGAACAAGATGAAGAAGCAGGGTACATTAAGGCTGCAGAGGCATCGGACTAAGGTCCAGAAGCAGCGGGCTCCGGCGGTTCCCCAGGTGGAGTACAGCAGCGACAGTGACTCGGCGGAGGGCGAGGAGTGGGCGGACATGCTGGACGAGGATGAACAGAAGTACATCATGAGCCGCCTCGCTAAAGACTCGTCATTACTGTCCTCGGTGCCTGATAAAGAAGATGATGCTAAGTAAGTGATTTTCATTTCAAAGTGATTCAAAGTTTGATGATATCTTGTGAATTGGTGATAAGAGAATAAGGAGACacacttttaaatataatttttttgtaataatgacTAGCATTAATTTTAGAGCCATAAAAAACTAACCTACCAACACCTCCTACAGAGAAACAAAGAAACGCAAGCGCAGCCGAGACAAGCCGAAAAAACCACAGCCAACAGAGCAAGACAGTGGTGCAGACTCCGACAGCTCTGTCTCGGACACCAGCGACATTGAGGAGGCGTATGAGGCGAAGGTGGCCGCACAACCCCCCAAGAAGTTGCGGCCGCTGCTGCCCATTAAAACTAAGGAGGGAGTGGTGGAGAGGGCTGAGGAGTGTGCTGGTAAGGatattatacatttaaatCATATCTacaatagttttaaaaatacatacacagTCAACTAACTACTAAATAACTAGACATGActgtacaatacaatacaatataactttattgaaaaacacacaacataaataaaattgtgttaTGTGTAAATATACTGTATTATTGCAAGTAAATTTCATAGAGGATTGATGAATATCATTAACTtgaccattataatttatcattaacCTATGAAAAGCTCAACATCATCCCATCTACCCTCTCCAGAATCAGAAAGTGAAGAGGAAGAGCTTCCACCGCCATCTCAACCGGGAGAACAACACTCAGAGTCAGACTCTGGTCTAGAAGGCACCGGGGAGGAGGGTGAGGACCCACCCCGAGCTGATGAAGAAGGGGGGGTGATAGGGGCTGTGCAGCTCATGGCAGCAAGGAGAGATACCCTGAACAAGGAGAAGTTGAGGATAGGGTCGCTGTGTTCGTCTTTACTGGAGGCTCCAGAGAAAAAGGTTAgcttttttatagatttttacTATTGGTGAAGGCAACAGAGCCTACCTGAGTTAGGTATCAACTGTTATCTATATGTTTAGTCCAGTGCAGTGCAGTACACCCTGAACAGTTAGAGCTAGACTAGGGTTTGCCATTGTGATCAGAAGATTGGAGGAGGCTTCTTTCGTGTACCTTGGGTACAGCACAGCTTAGTAAAGTAATGATATTGAAAAATGTCCTGTCTGACTTCCTCAGTGACCATCATCCGTGAAATACATACCACCTCCAGATAGAAGCTGTAATTTAAAAACCATTGTAAAGTGACCACAACTGCTCTTACTTCTTCCTCCTCAAAAACCTGTATCCAATCTTTACGAATACCTTATGGATGAGACTGCAAACGTTATATTTTGaacataattaataagtaacCCCCAACTCTTCTCCCCCTTCCAGCTAAAGAACCTATACCCGATCCTGTACCTCATGGAAGAGTCTCTCAAGGACGGCACTCGCAACCTCGTCTCGGTGCGCAAGCTGGCCGCGTTGTCGGCGCGCGAGGTGTTCAAGGACATCCTGCCCGACTACCAGATACGACACCAGGACTACTCCACTGTCAAACGTGAGTTAATATTACGGACTAGCTGCGAGAGGAATCAGAGCGATGTTGAAAAAGCCTAACAATAATATGAAAGCAGCTCATATAATTTGAATAGCAAAACCGATTACTGGCTAAAGTCTGCGGACTTGTCTATGAGTATGAATACACCTGCCATAATAGAAGTAAGGTCATCTAACGAAAACTATattagtattataataattaaaaaaattaaaaaaccgacttcaaaaaaccactaaaatgtaagaaataatttaaggtttacacaaattctactcgtatgagacagtacaaatatacctaagcaggaactgttcttttttgatgttggtgcggtgacaaagtaatctgaagaaatatggcaccaacttcaaaaaagaacagttcctgcttaggtatatttgtactgtctcatacgagtagaatttgtgtaaaccttaaattatttcttacattttagtggttttttgaagtcggtttttttaatttttttaattattattttatttaatagtttttagtttatttgtaataattttcaatcaaaagtcctaaggtgcaaatgataccaaaaagtccta is a window from the Plutella xylostella chromosome 7, ilPluXylo3.1, whole genome shotgun sequence genome containing:
- the LOC105386373 gene encoding regulator of G-protein signaling loco isoform X1, whose translation is MVPQQQRRRRRRAALPRAAERRVVVARGAGGFGFTIAGQRPCVVSCVAAGGPAERAGLRAGDALLAVDGASVRRAGHAAVARLVAAAPRDIALSVAREPPTDTEDTEPEERAARRRHPPPRRRPHHHAACHAAPSTSTVNELLHNLSRSQLSAAGHLARLECRAVVGYLGTIETPRAASETPPGSVRTAVRRLRQERRPAANVLLSVLPNVLILRRPTGQVLAQYPRERIVFAGSSSDAERRYFGLVTAAELAENETEVSYSCHVFAVDSRLAEHEAHINRAREFQIACTRDPVAERCLEFPPSAEYVVGVIKGMYSLPADDCSSPALQQLSKLAIKGDSPAAGNFSRCNRAALRMPRNLRRPNCRHDDNRMDGQLVANSPQPSNHSEVTTTSSNSDSGIGFHNDGRNVADRILVVDFAGQPPINRYRPEAPRRPIGLVGCNFEDGSFLSNTTPVVDGFGGQGRPLNHLEDVMLNPNDLHQLQRYPVNPVRSEERPCDTYNYNNVSYNGPSTSKASNGAVYDPVYTEGECHYELIPPQIDDLEIDRVTEAFNSVEIYEERQEPESYQSNEAESVENMTVVSGTASKASMDSVSVYSTRSHEEARPSRHRYLQASLDDMLVMMRDDEAKRDDDNFVHPGSVKCKVRKSKPMNLLSRTKHILTGKDKSRRISLSASAGDVCAASEPPAIAAAASEPRLHESEQSSPFRRWTTGSGAGSSYRHHDHRTNIYNKQMSEGSPAAGGGVARWSLGLEQLLADPAGAAAFKHFLHNEFADENIRFWFSCEQYRQCGDAAARARLAQQIWARHLAGGAPEPVNVDAQARAAATPRDEAEPDLFLPAQKQIFNVMKFDSYPRFLRSAVHAECARAELRGLPLPYAPQETANNTPTKLKKSASNASERRRSGGVNLLPWRLRAGSKDRAAGAEARGEEPPTDVVKSSTSTVPPCALCRVVLPDGATSVVGVCGATPVARLVERLLQRRQLACSCYDVLLTDHVTGESRVVDPSAPSTVLGGRSAAVERRCLVRLELPPRCVAVRCRPERKLKHALRPLVQRYCPGADVAVFRAGSRVPVDTLMEELDGARLKVLLADDPSCEQSCEKSADQSPERELDVDSLNGLAVRLNDETNAQSSTSSVNRSECSSTLGAGAGGARVRAALRPGAPVHHHPPDFLDNLRETQRMRLQHREGEPRAPPPPLPPKPRAVQPPAIV
- the LOC105386373 gene encoding regulator of G-protein signaling loco isoform X2, producing the protein MVPQQQRRRRRRAALPRAAERRVVVARGAGGFGFTIAGQRPCVVSCVAAGGPAERAGLRAGDALLAVDGASVRRAGHAAVARLVAAAPRDIALSVAREPPTDTEDTEPEERAARRRHPPPRRRPHHHAACHAAPSTSTVNELLHNLSRSQLSAAGHLARLECRAVVGYLGTIETPRAASETPPGSVRTAVRRLRQERRPAANVLLSVLPNVLILRRPTGQVLAQYPRERIVFAGSSSDAERRYFGLVTAAELAENETEVSYSCHVFAVDSRLAEHEAHINRAREFQIACTRDPVAERCLEFPPSAEYVVGVIKGMYSLPADDCSSPALQQLSKLAIKGDSPAAGNFSRCNRAALRMPRNLRRPNCRHDDNRMDGQLVANSPQPSNHSEVTTTSSNSDSGIGFHNDGRNVADRILVVDFAGQPPINRYRPEAPRRPIGLVGCNFEDGSFLSNTTPVVDGFGGQGRPLNHLEDVMLNPNDLHQLQRYPVNPVRSEERPCDTYNYNNVSYNGPSTSKASNGAVYDPVYTEGECHYELIPPQIDDLEIDRVTEAFNSVEIYEERQEPESYQSNEAESVENMTVVSGTASKASMDSVSVYSTRSHEEARPSRHRYLQASLDDMLVMMRDDEAKRDDDNFVHPGSVKCKVRKSKPMNLLSRTKHILTGKDKSRRISLSASAGDVCAASEPPAIAAAASEPRLHESEQSSPFRRWTTGSGAGSSYRHHDHRTNIYNKQMSEGSPAAGGGVARWSLGLEQLLADPAGAAAFKHFLHNEFADENIRFWFSCEQYRQCGDAAARARLAQQIWARHLAGGAPEPVNVDAQARAAATPRDEAEPDLFLPAQKQIFNVMKFDSYPRFLRSAVHAECARAELRGLPLPYAPQETANNTPTKLKKSASNASERRRSGGVNLLPWRLRAGSKDRAAGAEARGEEPPTDVVKSSTSTVPPCALCRVVLPDGATSVVGVCGATPVARLVERLLQRRQLACSCYDVLLTDHVTGESRVVDPSAPSTVLGGRSAAVERRCLVRLELPPRCVAVRCRPERKLKHALRPLVQRYCPGADVAVFRAGSRVPVDTLMEELDGARLKVLLADDPSCEQSCEKSADQSPERELDVDSLNGLAVRLNDETNAQSSTSSDASLHYPKFYYSSTFNTLSPKFC